Proteins encoded by one window of Micromonospora coxensis:
- a CDS encoding fumarylacetoacetate hydrolase family protein, translating to MRIARFAHAKGMSFGVVEGEPGAGPQGLTIAEIEGHPFGPIQFSGARWALSDVRLLSPILPSKVVCVGRNYAEHAAEHGSEVPKEPLLFLKPSTSVIGPRDAIRLPIFSKQVEHEAELAVVIGAPGARRADRAAAEKAIFGYTCANDVTARDLQRSDGQWTRAKGFDSFCPIGPWITTGLDVSDLEVRCEVGRDPEEMEVRQLGRTKDMVFDVPALVSYISHVMTLLPGDVVLTGTPAGVSPLTEGDTVTVRIEGIGELTNPVVPVA from the coding sequence GTGCGTATCGCTCGTTTTGCTCATGCCAAGGGAATGTCGTTCGGGGTCGTCGAGGGCGAGCCGGGGGCCGGGCCGCAGGGCCTGACCATCGCCGAGATCGAGGGACACCCGTTCGGCCCGATCCAGTTCTCCGGCGCCCGCTGGGCGCTCTCCGACGTCCGGCTGCTCTCGCCGATCCTGCCGAGCAAGGTGGTCTGCGTCGGGCGCAACTACGCCGAGCACGCCGCCGAGCACGGCAGCGAGGTGCCCAAGGAGCCGCTGCTCTTCCTCAAGCCCTCCACCTCGGTCATCGGGCCGCGGGACGCGATCCGGCTGCCGATCTTCTCGAAGCAGGTCGAGCACGAGGCGGAGCTGGCCGTGGTGATCGGCGCGCCCGGCGCGCGACGGGCCGACCGGGCCGCCGCCGAGAAGGCGATCTTCGGCTACACCTGCGCCAACGACGTGACCGCGCGGGACCTGCAGCGCTCCGACGGGCAGTGGACCCGGGCCAAGGGCTTCGACTCGTTCTGCCCGATCGGGCCGTGGATCACCACCGGCCTGGACGTCTCCGACCTGGAGGTCCGCTGCGAGGTCGGTCGTGACCCGGAGGAGATGGAGGTACGCCAACTCGGCCGGACCAAGGACATGGTCTTCGACGTGCCGGCGCTGGTGTCGTACATCTCGCACGTGATGACGCTGCTCCCCGGCGACGTGGTGCTGACCGGCACCCCGGCGGGGGTTAGCCCGCTCACGGAGGGGGATACGGTCACCGTGCGGATCGAGGGGATCGGCGAGCTCACCAACCCGGTGGTCCCGGTCGCCTGA
- the leuC gene encoding 3-isopropylmalate dehydratase large subunit: MVGVTRPRTLAEKVWDAHVVRTAEGEPDLLYIDLHLLHEVTSPQAFDGLRLAGRRVRRPDLTLATEDHNTPTGYDDPSFRLRRGDLLTIADPTSRTQIETLRRNCAEFGVRLHPLGDENQGIVHVIGPQLGVTQPGMTIVCGDSHTATHGAFGALAFGIGTSEVEHVLATQTLPQARPKTMAVNVTGQLGPGVTAKDLVLALIAQVGTGGGRGHIVEYRGEAIRALSMEGRMTVANMSIEWGAKAGLIAPDETTFAYLKGRPNAPQGADWDAAVAYWRTLPTDADATFDAEVTLDAARITPFVTWGTNPGQGAPLGAAVPDPEEFVSEAERTAARRALEYMDLTPGTPLRDLAVDVVFVGSCTNGRLEDLRAAADVLRGHKVADGVRMLVVPGSAAVREAAEAEGLDKVFADAGAEWRFAGCSMCLGMNPDTLRPGQRSASTSNRNFEGRQGRGGRTHLVSPPVAAATAVVGRLAAPADL, encoded by the coding sequence ATGGTGGGAGTCACTCGACCGAGGACCCTGGCCGAGAAGGTCTGGGACGCGCACGTCGTACGGACCGCCGAGGGTGAGCCGGACCTGCTCTACATCGACCTGCACCTGCTGCACGAGGTGACGAGCCCGCAGGCCTTCGACGGGCTGCGCCTGGCCGGCCGCCGGGTCCGCCGCCCCGATCTCACGCTCGCGACCGAGGATCACAACACCCCGACCGGGTACGACGACCCGTCGTTCCGGCTGCGCCGTGGTGACCTGCTCACCATCGCGGATCCGACCTCGCGCACCCAGATCGAGACGCTGCGCCGCAACTGCGCCGAGTTCGGCGTGCGGCTGCACCCCCTGGGCGACGAGAACCAGGGCATCGTGCACGTCATCGGCCCGCAGCTCGGCGTCACCCAGCCCGGCATGACCATCGTCTGCGGCGACTCGCACACCGCCACCCACGGCGCCTTCGGGGCGCTCGCCTTCGGCATCGGCACCAGTGAGGTCGAGCACGTCCTGGCCACCCAGACGCTGCCCCAGGCCCGGCCGAAGACCATGGCGGTGAACGTCACCGGTCAGCTCGGCCCCGGCGTCACCGCCAAGGACCTGGTCCTCGCGCTGATCGCCCAGGTGGGCACCGGCGGTGGACGCGGCCACATCGTGGAGTACCGGGGCGAGGCGATCCGCGCCCTGTCCATGGAGGGCCGGATGACGGTCGCGAACATGTCCATCGAGTGGGGCGCCAAGGCCGGCCTGATCGCGCCGGACGAGACCACCTTCGCGTACCTCAAGGGCCGGCCGAACGCCCCGCAGGGCGCGGACTGGGACGCCGCGGTGGCCTACTGGCGGACCCTGCCCACCGACGCCGACGCCACCTTCGACGCCGAGGTGACCCTGGACGCCGCCCGGATCACCCCGTTCGTGACCTGGGGCACCAACCCCGGTCAGGGCGCGCCGCTCGGCGCGGCCGTGCCCGACCCGGAGGAGTTCGTCAGCGAGGCGGAGCGGACCGCCGCCCGCCGGGCGCTGGAGTACATGGACCTCACCCCCGGCACCCCGTTGCGCGACCTCGCGGTCGACGTGGTCTTCGTCGGCTCCTGCACCAACGGCCGGCTGGAGGACCTGCGCGCCGCCGCGGACGTGCTGCGCGGCCACAAGGTGGCCGACGGCGTACGGATGCTGGTGGTGCCGGGCAGCGCGGCCGTGCGGGAGGCGGCCGAGGCCGAAGGGCTGGACAAGGTCTTCGCCGACGCGGGCGCCGAGTGGCGCTTCGCCGGCTGCTCGATGTGCCTCGGGATGAACCCGGACACGCTCCGGCCCGGCCAGCGGTCCGCCTCCACCTCCAACCGCAACTTCGAGGGCCGCCAGGGCCGGGGAGGACGCACCCACCTGGTGTCCCCGCCGGTCGCCGCCGCCACCGCCGTGGTCGGCCGGCTCGCCGCCCCGGCCGATCTGTAG
- the leuD gene encoding 3-isopropylmalate dehydratase small subunit, whose amino-acid sequence MDKFTTHTGTAVPLRRSNVDTDQIIPAVYLKRVTRTGFADGLFNAWREDPKFVLNDPAYSGASILVAGPEFGTGSSREHAVWALRDWGFRAVISPRFGDIFRGNALKEGLLPVELELRAVEEIWDRIESDPGTPLTVDLTAREVRLGESTWAFPLDDHSRWRLMEGLDDIGLTLRHADDIAAYEATRPSFKPAVA is encoded by the coding sequence ATGGACAAATTCACCACCCACACCGGCACCGCCGTGCCGCTGCGCCGATCCAACGTGGACACGGACCAGATCATCCCCGCCGTGTACCTCAAGCGGGTGACCCGGACCGGTTTCGCGGACGGGCTCTTCAACGCGTGGCGGGAAGATCCGAAATTCGTGCTCAACGATCCGGCGTATTCCGGTGCGTCGATTCTCGTGGCCGGTCCCGAGTTCGGCACCGGATCCTCGCGGGAGCACGCCGTCTGGGCGCTGCGTGACTGGGGCTTCCGCGCGGTGATCTCTCCCCGGTTCGGTGACATCTTCCGGGGCAACGCCCTCAAGGAAGGGCTCCTGCCGGTGGAGCTGGAATTGAGAGCGGTCGAGGAGATCTGGGACCGGATCGAGTCCGACCCGGGTACCCCGCTGACCGTCGACCTGACCGCCCGCGAGGTCCGGCTCGGCGAGTCCACCTGGGCGTTCCCGCTCGACGACCACAGCCGCTGGCGGCTGATGGAGGGCTTGGACGACATTGGACTCACCCTCCGGCACGCCGATGACATCGCCGCCTACGAGGCCACCCGGCCGTCCTTCAAGCCCGCCGTGGCATAG
- the cofC gene encoding 2-phospho-L-lactate guanylyltransferase, translating to MQPTWTVVVPVKRLDAAKSRLRGALPAVPHEELALALAADTVRAAVACPAVAEVLVVTDDPAVAATAGAAGARVVPDRPDAGLNAAFRHGAEVAGRGWVAGLTADLPALRPAELAAALLAAATDTPGVRRFVADAPGSGTVLLAAPPGVALEPRFGVGSAAAHAAGGALPLHGDWPTLRRDVDTAADLAAAARLGLGPRSAALLAPCP from the coding sequence GTGCAGCCGACCTGGACCGTGGTGGTGCCGGTGAAGCGCCTCGACGCGGCGAAGAGCCGGTTGCGGGGCGCGCTGCCGGCCGTACCCCACGAGGAGCTGGCGCTGGCGTTGGCGGCCGACACGGTCCGCGCGGCGGTGGCCTGCCCGGCGGTGGCCGAGGTCCTGGTGGTCACCGACGACCCGGCGGTGGCGGCCACCGCCGGCGCGGCCGGCGCGCGGGTCGTCCCGGACCGGCCGGACGCCGGGCTCAACGCCGCCTTCCGGCACGGCGCCGAGGTCGCCGGCCGCGGCTGGGTCGCCGGCCTCACCGCGGACCTGCCCGCGCTGCGCCCGGCGGAGCTGGCCGCCGCGCTGCTCGCCGCCGCCACCGACACCCCGGGGGTACGCCGGTTCGTCGCCGACGCCCCGGGCAGCGGCACCGTGCTGCTGGCCGCGCCGCCGGGCGTCGCGCTGGAGCCCCGCTTCGGGGTCGGCTCGGCGGCGGCGCACGCCGCCGGTGGGGCGCTGCCGCTGCACGGCGACTGGCCCACCCTGCGCCGGGACGTGGACACCGCCGCCGACCTGGCCGCCGCCGCCCGGCTCGGGCTCGGCCCGCGCAGCGCCGCGCTGCTGGCGCCCTGCCCCTGA
- a CDS encoding cold-shock protein: MQGTVASFDAQTRTGVLLLDDGTELAFPARAFDASGLRLLRLGQRLRVERDPDGAVVRVTFPTMA; encoded by the coding sequence ATGCAGGGCACCGTGGCGAGCTTCGACGCGCAGACCCGCACCGGGGTGCTGCTGCTGGACGACGGCACCGAGCTGGCCTTCCCGGCGCGCGCCTTCGACGCCTCCGGGCTGCGGCTGCTCCGCCTCGGGCAGCGGCTGCGGGTGGAACGCGACCCGGACGGAGCGGTCGTCCGGGTGACGTTCCCGACGATGGCCTGA
- a CDS encoding HU family DNA-binding protein, whose amino-acid sequence MNKAELIEALAARLGDRKTATAALDAVLAEVQAAVTKGEKVAITGFGAFEKRVRGARTARNPRTGEAVKVKKTSVPTFRPGAGFKEMVASGKVPKAAAPAKKTATAAAKTTGAKATGAKATGAKATGAKATGAKATAAKKTTATAAAKKTTAAKATKATKTTAAKTATKKAAPATKTAATTKATAATKKTAAAKKTTATKSAAAKSTAAKKAPARKAPAKKAATKR is encoded by the coding sequence GTGAACAAGGCCGAGCTCATCGAGGCGCTCGCCGCTCGCCTGGGGGACCGGAAGACGGCGACGGCCGCGCTCGACGCGGTCCTCGCTGAGGTCCAGGCGGCGGTCACCAAGGGCGAGAAGGTGGCGATCACCGGTTTCGGAGCGTTCGAAAAGCGTGTCCGAGGGGCCCGAACAGCGCGCAACCCACGCACCGGTGAGGCGGTGAAGGTCAAGAAGACGTCCGTCCCGACCTTCCGTCCGGGCGCCGGATTCAAGGAGATGGTGGCCAGCGGCAAGGTGCCGAAGGCCGCGGCCCCGGCGAAGAAGACCGCCACGGCGGCCGCCAAGACCACCGGGGCGAAGGCGACGGGCGCCAAGGCGACCGGGGCGAAGGCCACCGGGGCGAAGGCGACCGGGGCGAAGGCCACCGCCGCGAAGAAGACCACGGCCACCGCCGCCGCCAAGAAGACCACGGCGGCCAAGGCCACCAAGGCCACCAAGACCACCGCGGCGAAGACCGCCACCAAGAAGGCCGCCCCGGCGACGAAGACCGCCGCGACGACCAAGGCCACCGCGGCCACCAAGAAGACCGCCGCGGCGAAGAAGACCACGGCCACCAAGAGCGCCGCGGCGAAGAGCACCGCGGCCAAGAAGGCCCCGGCGAGGAAGGCGCCGGCCAAGAAGGCGGCCACCAAGCGCTGA
- a CDS encoding IclR family transcriptional regulator: protein MSGVGVLDKAVVILAACVDGASLAELVERTKLPRATAHRLAQALEIHRMLVRDTQGRWRPGPRLGELANAAPDVLLTAAEPLLAALRDATGESAQLYLRRADERVCVAAAERASGLRDTVPVGSVLPMTAGSAAQILLAWEPPEAVMPLLPRSKFTGRTLAEVRRRGWAQSVAEREAGVASVSAPIRDRTGRVIAAISISGPIERLGRRPGERHAMAVVRAGQRLSGL, encoded by the coding sequence ATGAGCGGTGTCGGCGTCCTCGACAAGGCGGTGGTCATCCTGGCCGCCTGTGTCGACGGCGCCAGCCTGGCCGAACTCGTTGAACGCACCAAGCTGCCCCGGGCCACCGCGCACCGGCTGGCACAGGCGCTGGAGATCCACCGGATGCTGGTCCGGGACACCCAGGGGCGCTGGCGTCCCGGGCCCCGGCTCGGCGAGCTGGCCAACGCCGCTCCCGACGTGCTGCTGACGGCGGCGGAGCCGCTGCTGGCCGCGCTGCGCGACGCCACCGGGGAGAGCGCCCAGCTCTACCTGCGCCGCGCCGACGAGCGGGTGTGCGTGGCCGCCGCCGAGCGCGCCAGCGGCCTGCGGGACACCGTGCCGGTCGGCTCGGTGCTGCCCATGACGGCGGGCTCGGCGGCGCAGATCCTGCTCGCCTGGGAGCCGCCCGAGGCGGTCATGCCGCTGCTGCCCCGGTCGAAGTTCACCGGCCGCACCCTGGCCGAGGTCCGTCGTCGCGGCTGGGCGCAGAGCGTCGCCGAGCGGGAGGCGGGTGTGGCGAGCGTCTCGGCCCCGATCCGGGACCGCACCGGCCGGGTGATCGCCGCGATCAGCATCTCCGGCCCGATCGAGCGGCTCGGCCGCCGCCCCGGTGAGCGCCACGCCATGGCGGTGGTCCGGGCCGGCCAACGCCTCTCCGGCCTCTGA
- a CDS encoding lysophospholipid acyltransferase family protein, with protein sequence MTRRRLGFWQRFAVVLVKPVMLLWTRRTWRGAEQLRREGGIIIVPNHLSHADPLVSAHFIYEAGRWPQYLGKASVFRVPVIGWILHRCKQIPVERETVHAVKSLDKLVAALDAGGAVVIYPEGTITREPQLWPMKGKTGAARLALATGAPVVPVAMWGPEKLFDPRTNRFGLRPRTPVTVVAGPPVDLSRWAGATPTRAVLEAMTDEIMLTLRDQLAEIRGGTPPPLWERPARPRTPEVTE encoded by the coding sequence GTGACACGGCGCAGGCTGGGCTTCTGGCAACGATTCGCCGTGGTGCTGGTCAAACCGGTGATGCTGCTCTGGACCCGGCGCACCTGGCGCGGCGCCGAGCAGTTGCGCCGCGAGGGCGGGATCATCATCGTGCCCAACCACCTCTCGCACGCCGATCCGCTGGTCTCCGCGCACTTCATCTACGAGGCCGGACGCTGGCCGCAGTACCTCGGCAAGGCCAGCGTGTTCCGGGTGCCGGTGATCGGCTGGATCCTGCACCGCTGCAAGCAGATCCCGGTGGAGCGGGAGACCGTCCACGCGGTGAAGTCCCTGGACAAGCTGGTCGCCGCCCTCGACGCCGGTGGCGCGGTGGTGATCTACCCGGAGGGGACGATCACCCGCGAGCCGCAGCTGTGGCCGATGAAGGGCAAGACCGGGGCGGCCCGGCTGGCGCTGGCCACCGGCGCCCCGGTGGTCCCGGTGGCGATGTGGGGGCCGGAGAAGCTCTTCGACCCGCGTACCAACCGCTTCGGGCTGCGGCCCCGCACCCCGGTGACCGTGGTCGCCGGCCCGCCGGTGGACCTGAGCCGCTGGGCGGGCGCGACGCCGACCCGGGCCGTGCTGGAAGCGATGACCGACGAGATCATGCTGACCCTGCGTGACCAGCTCGCCGAGATCCGGGGCGGCACGCCCCCTCCGCTGTGGGAACGTCCCGCCCGTCCGCGTACTCCCGAGGTGACCGAATGA
- a CDS encoding NAD(P)H-dependent glycerol-3-phosphate dehydrogenase codes for MSHVAVLGAGSWGTAFAKILADAGRDVTIWARRESVAEAICTHRRNPDYLTDMRLPERVTATGDAAKAIAGAELVVLSVPSQTLRGNLADWAPHLAPDSTLVSLMKGIELGTTRRMSEVIVETARVTPDRVVVVSGPNLAPEIAAEQPAATVVAGTDARRAELVQRSIRTPYFRPYTNDDVIGCELGGAVKNVIALAYGIATAMGFGDNTRAMLMTRGLAETARLGVALGADPITFAGLAGMGDLVASCSSPLARNRTFGEHLGRGETLEQAQAATRQTAEGVKSCLAIRDLARAHGVEMPITEQIERICHEGMDPRLAVDALMSRTAKPESYE; via the coding sequence ATGAGCCATGTGGCGGTGCTGGGGGCGGGTTCCTGGGGGACCGCCTTCGCGAAGATCCTCGCCGACGCCGGCCGGGACGTGACGATCTGGGCCCGCCGGGAGTCGGTCGCCGAGGCGATCTGCACCCACCGGCGCAACCCGGACTACCTGACCGACATGCGGCTGCCCGAGCGGGTCACCGCGACCGGCGACGCCGCCAAGGCGATCGCCGGCGCCGAGCTGGTGGTGCTGTCGGTGCCGTCGCAGACGCTGCGCGGCAACCTCGCCGACTGGGCCCCGCACCTCGCCCCCGACTCGACCCTGGTCTCCCTGATGAAGGGGATCGAGCTGGGCACCACCCGGCGGATGAGCGAGGTGATCGTGGAGACGGCCCGGGTCACCCCGGACCGGGTGGTGGTGGTCTCCGGCCCCAACCTGGCCCCCGAGATCGCCGCCGAGCAGCCGGCCGCGACGGTGGTCGCCGGCACCGACGCCCGCCGGGCCGAGCTGGTGCAGCGCTCCATCCGCACCCCGTACTTCCGGCCGTACACCAACGACGACGTGATCGGCTGCGAGCTGGGCGGCGCGGTCAAGAACGTGATCGCCCTGGCGTACGGGATCGCCACCGCGATGGGCTTCGGCGACAACACCCGGGCGATGCTGATGACCCGAGGGCTCGCCGAGACCGCCCGGCTGGGCGTGGCGCTCGGCGCCGACCCGATCACCTTCGCCGGCCTGGCCGGCATGGGCGACCTCGTCGCGTCCTGCTCGTCGCCGCTGGCGCGCAACCGCACCTTCGGCGAGCACCTGGGCCGGGGGGAGACCCTGGAGCAGGCGCAGGCGGCCACCCGGCAGACCGCCGAGGGGGTGAAGAGCTGCCTGGCCATCCGGGACCTGGCCCGGGCGCACGGGGTGGAGATGCCGATCACCGAGCAGATCGAACGGATCTGCCACGAGGGAATGGACCCGAGACTCGCCGTGGACGCCCTGATGAGCCGTACCGCCAAGCCGGAGTCGTACGAGTGA
- a CDS encoding NUDIX hydrolase, with protein sequence MVDDEPVGIRAAGGVAWRPDADGGVEVCLVHRPRYGDWSLPKGKLESGEHPLLAAVREVAEESDVRAVPQVRLPTVRYRSEGRSKAVDYWSMRAVGEGGFQPGTEVDDVRWLGVDDAVRLVSYPHDAEVLAAFAALPPVTATMALIRHGHAGRRATWSGPDDGRPLDAEGEAQAEALAPLLALVRPTRLLSASARRCVQTLAPVAALLDLSIEVCGDLDEPRPGQQREECALAAAGRLAELAAAGGSVGVCSQGKVIPGALERLTGRADDWSTPKGGGWLLAFTADRLLAADRL encoded by the coding sequence ATGGTGGACGACGAACCGGTCGGGATCCGGGCTGCCGGCGGGGTGGCCTGGCGGCCGGACGCCGACGGCGGCGTCGAGGTCTGCCTGGTGCACCGCCCCCGCTACGGCGACTGGTCGCTGCCGAAGGGCAAGCTGGAGTCCGGCGAGCACCCGCTGCTGGCCGCCGTCCGCGAGGTGGCCGAGGAGAGCGACGTGCGGGCCGTCCCGCAGGTCCGGCTGCCCACCGTGCGCTACCGCAGCGAGGGCCGATCCAAGGCGGTCGACTACTGGTCCATGCGGGCGGTGGGCGAGGGCGGGTTCCAGCCGGGCACCGAGGTCGACGACGTGCGCTGGCTCGGCGTCGACGACGCGGTTCGGCTGGTCAGCTACCCGCACGACGCGGAGGTGCTGGCCGCGTTCGCCGCGCTGCCCCCGGTGACCGCGACGATGGCGCTCATCCGGCACGGGCACGCCGGACGGCGGGCCACCTGGTCCGGCCCGGACGACGGCCGCCCGCTCGACGCCGAGGGCGAGGCCCAGGCCGAGGCGCTCGCGCCGTTGCTGGCGCTGGTCCGCCCGACCCGGCTGCTGTCGGCGTCGGCGCGCCGCTGCGTGCAGACCCTCGCCCCGGTGGCGGCCCTGCTGGACCTGTCGATCGAGGTCTGCGGCGACCTGGACGAGCCGCGTCCGGGTCAGCAGCGTGAGGAGTGCGCGCTGGCGGCGGCCGGCCGGTTGGCGGAGCTGGCCGCCGCCGGCGGGTCGGTCGGGGTGTGCAGCCAGGGCAAGGTGATCCCGGGCGCGCTGGAGCGGCTGACCGGGCGGGCCGACGACTGGAGCACCCCGAAGGGCGGCGGCTGGCTGCTCGCCTTCACCGCCGACCGGCTGCTCGCCGCCGACCGGCTCTGA
- a CDS encoding RNA degradosome polyphosphate kinase produces the protein MSTPREHPTGPPHATDPTASRNGARRRGGRAPRSPEDVVGTTPDSPGTGAAGASAGLDEVLDAGQRPTPEDATAAREPLPEDRFLNREVSWLDFNARVLALAEDPRTPLLERAKFLAIFASNLDEFYMVRVAGLKRRLSAGLPVRGGDRLPLRTQLDRITEKTADLVARHAACFVDDVLPRLAEADVRILRWAELDDPERERLRTYFREHIFPVLTPLAVDPAHPFPYISGRSLNLAVAVRDPDGGSELFARVKVPNNVPRFVRVAKDRPGVHMLPVEELISVHLGQLFSGMQVVECHLFRVTRNAEVEVDEDRDEDLLQALERELARRRFGPPVRLEVAASISDHMLELLVRELDMDGHDVLRVPGLLDLSALWQLYGEADRPDLKDPPFVPATHPRLAEGEVPRSVFATLRDGDVLVHHPYHSFATSVQRFIEQAAADPDVLAIKQTLYRTSGDSPIVDALVDAAAAGKQVVVLVELKARFDEVANIGWARTLERAGCHVVYGLVGLKTHCKTALVVRQEGNQIRRYCHIGTGNYHPKTARLYEDFGVLTADPEIGADLTDLFNVLTGYSRQTAYRRLLVAPQGIRRGLVERIEREIAHVRLGMPGLVQFKVNALVDEEVTDALYRASRAGVHVDLLIRGMCTLRPGVPGLSENIRVRSILGRFLEHSRIFRFGNNGDAEFWMGSADLMHRNLDRRVEALVQVSDPVARAELDHVLTAAFSAEVDAFELAADGTWTRRTGSDQEPLVDLQELLLRRVGGTAG, from the coding sequence GTGAGCACCCCTCGGGAGCACCCCACCGGCCCACCGCACGCCACCGACCCGACGGCCTCCCGCAACGGCGCCCGCCGTCGCGGCGGCCGAGCCCCGCGCAGCCCGGAGGACGTCGTCGGCACGACCCCCGACTCCCCCGGGACCGGCGCCGCCGGCGCCTCGGCGGGACTCGACGAGGTGCTGGACGCGGGGCAGCGGCCCACCCCGGAGGACGCCACGGCGGCCCGCGAGCCGCTGCCGGAGGACCGCTTCCTCAACCGCGAGGTCTCCTGGCTCGACTTCAACGCCCGGGTGCTGGCGCTGGCCGAGGACCCGCGCACCCCGCTGCTGGAGCGGGCCAAGTTCCTGGCCATCTTCGCCAGCAACCTCGACGAGTTCTACATGGTGCGGGTGGCCGGCCTGAAGCGCCGCCTCTCCGCCGGCCTGCCGGTACGCGGCGGGGACCGGCTGCCGCTGCGGACCCAGCTCGACCGGATCACCGAGAAGACCGCCGACCTGGTGGCCCGGCACGCCGCCTGCTTCGTCGACGACGTGCTGCCCCGCCTCGCCGAGGCCGACGTCCGGATCCTGCGCTGGGCCGAGCTGGACGACCCGGAACGGGAGCGGCTGCGCACCTACTTCCGCGAGCACATCTTCCCGGTGCTGACGCCGCTCGCGGTGGACCCGGCGCACCCGTTCCCGTACATCTCCGGGCGGTCGCTGAACCTGGCGGTGGCGGTACGCGACCCGGACGGCGGCTCGGAGCTGTTCGCCCGGGTCAAGGTGCCGAACAACGTGCCGCGCTTCGTCCGGGTCGCCAAGGACCGGCCCGGCGTGCACATGCTGCCGGTCGAGGAGCTGATCTCGGTGCACCTGGGGCAGCTCTTCTCCGGCATGCAGGTGGTGGAGTGCCACCTGTTCCGGGTGACCCGCAACGCCGAGGTGGAGGTCGACGAGGACCGGGACGAGGACCTGCTCCAGGCGCTGGAACGGGAGCTGGCCCGACGCCGCTTCGGCCCCCCGGTCCGGCTGGAGGTCGCCGCGTCGATCTCCGACCACATGCTGGAGCTGCTCGTCCGCGAGCTGGACATGGACGGGCACGACGTGCTCCGGGTGCCGGGGCTGCTCGACCTGTCGGCGCTCTGGCAGCTCTACGGCGAGGCCGACCGCCCGGACCTGAAGGACCCGCCGTTCGTGCCGGCCACCCACCCCCGCCTCGCCGAGGGCGAGGTGCCGCGCAGCGTCTTCGCCACCCTGCGCGACGGCGACGTGCTGGTGCACCACCCGTACCACTCGTTCGCCACCAGCGTGCAGCGCTTCATCGAGCAGGCCGCCGCCGACCCGGACGTGCTCGCCATCAAGCAGACCCTCTACCGCACCAGCGGCGACTCCCCGATCGTCGACGCCCTGGTCGACGCGGCCGCCGCCGGCAAGCAGGTGGTGGTGCTGGTGGAGCTGAAGGCGCGCTTCGACGAGGTGGCCAACATCGGCTGGGCCCGCACCCTGGAGCGGGCCGGCTGCCACGTCGTCTACGGCCTGGTGGGCCTCAAGACGCACTGCAAGACCGCGCTGGTGGTACGCCAGGAGGGCAACCAGATCCGCCGCTACTGCCACATCGGCACCGGCAACTACCACCCGAAGACCGCCCGGCTCTACGAGGACTTCGGGGTGCTCACCGCCGACCCGGAGATCGGCGCCGACCTGACCGACCTGTTCAACGTCCTCACCGGGTACAGCCGGCAGACCGCGTACCGGCGGCTGCTGGTGGCGCCGCAGGGCATCCGTCGCGGCCTGGTCGAGCGGATCGAACGGGAGATCGCGCACGTCCGGCTCGGCATGCCGGGCCTGGTGCAGTTCAAGGTGAACGCCCTGGTCGACGAGGAGGTGACCGACGCGCTGTACCGGGCCTCCCGCGCCGGGGTGCACGTGGACCTGCTGATCCGGGGCATGTGCACGCTGCGCCCGGGGGTGCCGGGGCTGTCGGAGAACATCCGGGTCCGTTCGATCCTCGGCCGGTTCCTGGAGCACTCGCGGATCTTCCGGTTCGGCAACAACGGCGACGCCGAGTTCTGGATGGGCTCGGCCGATCTGATGCACCGCAACCTGGACCGCCGGGTGGAGGCGCTGGTGCAGGTCAGCGACCCGGTGGCCCGGGCCGAGCTGGACCACGTGCTGACCGCCGCGTTCAGCGCCGAGGTGGACGCCTTCGAGTTGGCCGCCGACGGCACCTGGACCCGGCGTACCGGCAGCGACCAGGAGCCGCTGGTCGACCTGCAGGAGCTGTTGCTGCGCCGGGTCGGCGGCACGGCGGGCTGA